From the genome of Symphalangus syndactylus isolate Jambi chromosome 5, NHGRI_mSymSyn1-v2.1_pri, whole genome shotgun sequence, one region includes:
- the RCCD1 gene encoding RCC1 domain-containing protein 1 isoform X3: MAEERPGAWFGFGFCGFGQELGSGRGRQVHSPSPLRAGVDICRVSASWSYTAFVTRGGRVELSGSASGAAGGCKDAWASEGLLVVLRAGPGPGALLQVWAPESALRGEPLWAQNVVPEAEGESDPGSEAQAGRLPLLPCARAYVSPRAPFYRPLAPELRARQLELGAEHALLLDAAGRVFSWGGGRHGQLGHGTLEAELEPRLLEALQGLVMAEVAAGGWHSVCVSETGDIYIWGWNESGQLALPTRNLAEDGETVAREGEELNEDGSQVKRTGGAEDGAPAPFIAVQPFPALLDLPLGSDAVKASCGSRHTAVVTRTGELYTWGWGKYGQLGHEDTTSLDRPRRVEYFVDKQLQVKTVTCGPWNTYVYAVEKAKS, from the exons ATGGCGGAGGAGCGGCCGGGGGCCTGGTTCGGCTTCGGTTTCTGCGGCTTCGGGCAGGAGCTGGGCTCCGGACGCGGGCGCCAGGTGCACAGCCCCAGTCCGCTGCGGGCGGGCGTCGACATCTGCCGCGTGAGCGCGAGCTGGAGCTACACCGCTTTCGTGACCC GTGGAGGCCGCGTGGAGCTGTCGGGCTCAGCCAGCGGCGCGGCGGGCGGCTGCAAGGACGCGTGGGCCTCTGAGGGGCTCCTCGTGGTGCTGCGCGCCGGGCCGGGACCGGGGGCGTTACTGCAGGTCTGGGCGCCCGAATCGGCGCTGCGTGGGGAGCCCTTGTGGGCCCAGAATGTGGTGCCCGAGGCCGAAGGGGAATCCGATCCGGGCAGTGAGGCCCAGGCTGGGAGGCTACCCCTGCTGCCCTGCGCCCGTGCCTACGTGAGCCCGCGGGCGCCCTTCTACCGGCCTCTGGCTCCGGAGCTGCGGGCACGCCAGCTGGAGCTGGGCGCCGAGCACGCGTTGCTGCTGGACGCGGCTGGCCGGGTGTTCTCCTGGGGCGGGGGCAG GCATGGACAGCTGGGCCATgggaccctggaggcagagctggagCCACGGCTGTTGGAGGCGTTGCAGGGCCTAGTCATGGCTGAGGTGGCCGCGGGGGGCTGgcattctgtgtgtgtgagtg AGACTGGGGATATTTATATCTGGGGCTGGAATGAATCAGGGCAGCTGGCCCTGCCCACCAGGAACCTGGCAGAGGATGGAGAGACTGTCGCAAGGGAAGGTGAGG AACTGAATGAAGATGGTTCTCAGGTGAAGAGAACGGGCGGGGCTGAGGATGGAGCCCCTGCCCCCTTCATAGCTGTCCAGCCCTTCCCAGCATTACTGGATCTCCCCTTGGGCTCAGATGCAGTCAAGGCCAGCTGTGGATCCCGGCACACAGCTGTGGTGACAC GAACAGGGGAGCTGTACACGTGGGGCTGGG GTAAATATGGACAGCTGGGCCACGAGGACACCACCAGCTTGGATCGGCCCCGCCGTGTGGAATACTTTGTAGATAAGCAACTCCAAGTAAAGACTGTCACCTGTGGGCCCTGGAACACCTACGTGTATGCTGTGGAGAAAGCGAAGAGCTga
- the RCCD1 gene encoding RCC1 domain-containing protein 1 isoform X2 has protein sequence MAEERPGAWFGFGFCGFGQELGSGRGRQVHSPSPLRAGVDICRVSASWSYTAFVTRGGRVELSGSASGAAGGCKDAWASEGLLVVLRAGPGPGALLQVWAPESALRGEPLWAQNVVPEAEGESDPGSEAQAGRLPLLPCARAYVSPRAPFYRPLAPELRARQLELGAEHALLLDAAGRVFSWGGGRHGQLGHGTLEAELEPRLLEALQGLVMAEVAAGGWHSVCVSETGDIYIWGWNESGQLALPTRNLAEDGETVAREELNEDGSQVKRTGGAEDGAPAPFIAVQPFPALLDLPLGSDAVKASCGSRHTAVVTRTGELYTWGWGKYGQLGHEDTTSLDRPRRVEYFVDKQLQVKTVTCGPWNTYVYAVEKAKS, from the exons ATGGCGGAGGAGCGGCCGGGGGCCTGGTTCGGCTTCGGTTTCTGCGGCTTCGGGCAGGAGCTGGGCTCCGGACGCGGGCGCCAGGTGCACAGCCCCAGTCCGCTGCGGGCGGGCGTCGACATCTGCCGCGTGAGCGCGAGCTGGAGCTACACCGCTTTCGTGACCC GTGGAGGCCGCGTGGAGCTGTCGGGCTCAGCCAGCGGCGCGGCGGGCGGCTGCAAGGACGCGTGGGCCTCTGAGGGGCTCCTCGTGGTGCTGCGCGCCGGGCCGGGACCGGGGGCGTTACTGCAGGTCTGGGCGCCCGAATCGGCGCTGCGTGGGGAGCCCTTGTGGGCCCAGAATGTGGTGCCCGAGGCCGAAGGGGAATCCGATCCGGGCAGTGAGGCCCAGGCTGGGAGGCTACCCCTGCTGCCCTGCGCCCGTGCCTACGTGAGCCCGCGGGCGCCCTTCTACCGGCCTCTGGCTCCGGAGCTGCGGGCACGCCAGCTGGAGCTGGGCGCCGAGCACGCGTTGCTGCTGGACGCGGCTGGCCGGGTGTTCTCCTGGGGCGGGGGCAG GCATGGACAGCTGGGCCATgggaccctggaggcagagctggagCCACGGCTGTTGGAGGCGTTGCAGGGCCTAGTCATGGCTGAGGTGGCCGCGGGGGGCTGgcattctgtgtgtgtgagtg AGACTGGGGATATTTATATCTGGGGCTGGAATGAATCAGGGCAGCTGGCCCTGCCCACCAGGAACCTGGCAGAGGATGGAGAGACTGTCGCAAGGGAAG AACTGAATGAAGATGGTTCTCAGGTGAAGAGAACGGGCGGGGCTGAGGATGGAGCCCCTGCCCCCTTCATAGCTGTCCAGCCCTTCCCAGCATTACTGGATCTCCCCTTGGGCTCAGATGCAGTCAAGGCCAGCTGTGGATCCCGGCACACAGCTGTGGTGACAC GAACAGGGGAGCTGTACACGTGGGGCTGGG GTAAATATGGACAGCTGGGCCACGAGGACACCACCAGCTTGGATCGGCCCCGCCGTGTGGAATACTTTGTAGATAAGCAACTCCAAGTAAAGACTGTCACCTGTGGGCCCTGGAACACCTACGTGTATGCTGTGGAGAAAGCGAAGAGCTga
- the RCCD1 gene encoding RCC1 domain-containing protein 1 isoform X4, producing MAEERPGAWFGFGFCGFGQELGSGRGRQVHSPSPLRAGVDICRVSASWSYTAFVTRGGRVELSGSASGAAGGCKDAWASEGLLVVLRAGPGPGALLQVWAPESALRGEPLWAQNVVPEAEGESDPGSEAQAGRLPLLPCARAYVSPRAPFYRPLAPELRARQLELGAEHALLLDAAGRVFSWGGGRHGQLGHGTLEAELEPRLLEALQGLVMAEVAAGGWHSVCVSETGDIYIWGWNESGQLALPTRNLAEDGETVAREELNEDGSQVKRTGGAEDGAPAPFIAVQPFPALLDLPLGSDAVKASCGSRHTAVVTRRSREDCNMQLWAVPSRAGQMPCQRTVVTTIDCPFAFRNRGAVHVGLG from the exons ATGGCGGAGGAGCGGCCGGGGGCCTGGTTCGGCTTCGGTTTCTGCGGCTTCGGGCAGGAGCTGGGCTCCGGACGCGGGCGCCAGGTGCACAGCCCCAGTCCGCTGCGGGCGGGCGTCGACATCTGCCGCGTGAGCGCGAGCTGGAGCTACACCGCTTTCGTGACCC GTGGAGGCCGCGTGGAGCTGTCGGGCTCAGCCAGCGGCGCGGCGGGCGGCTGCAAGGACGCGTGGGCCTCTGAGGGGCTCCTCGTGGTGCTGCGCGCCGGGCCGGGACCGGGGGCGTTACTGCAGGTCTGGGCGCCCGAATCGGCGCTGCGTGGGGAGCCCTTGTGGGCCCAGAATGTGGTGCCCGAGGCCGAAGGGGAATCCGATCCGGGCAGTGAGGCCCAGGCTGGGAGGCTACCCCTGCTGCCCTGCGCCCGTGCCTACGTGAGCCCGCGGGCGCCCTTCTACCGGCCTCTGGCTCCGGAGCTGCGGGCACGCCAGCTGGAGCTGGGCGCCGAGCACGCGTTGCTGCTGGACGCGGCTGGCCGGGTGTTCTCCTGGGGCGGGGGCAG GCATGGACAGCTGGGCCATgggaccctggaggcagagctggagCCACGGCTGTTGGAGGCGTTGCAGGGCCTAGTCATGGCTGAGGTGGCCGCGGGGGGCTGgcattctgtgtgtgtgagtg AGACTGGGGATATTTATATCTGGGGCTGGAATGAATCAGGGCAGCTGGCCCTGCCCACCAGGAACCTGGCAGAGGATGGAGAGACTGTCGCAAGGGAAG AACTGAATGAAGATGGTTCTCAGGTGAAGAGAACGGGCGGGGCTGAGGATGGAGCCCCTGCCCCCTTCATAGCTGTCCAGCCCTTCCCAGCATTACTGGATCTCCCCTTGGGCTCAGATGCAGTCAAGGCCAGCTGTGGATCCCGGCACACAGCTGTGGTGACAC GCAGATCTCGTGAGGATTGTAATATGCAGCTGTGGGCTGTGCCAAGTCGGGCTGGACAGATGCCTTGCCAAAGAACAGTAGTGACAACTATCGATTGTCCTTTTGCTTTCAGGAACAGGGGAGCTGTACACGTGGGGCTGGG GTAA
- the RCCD1 gene encoding RCC1 domain-containing protein 1 isoform X1, which yields MAEERPGAWFGFGFCGFGQELGSGRGRQVHSPSPLRAGVDICRVSASWSYTAFVTRGGRVELSGSASGAAGGCKDAWASEGLLVVLRAGPGPGALLQVWAPESALRGEPLWAQNVVPEAEGESDPGSEAQAGRLPLLPCARAYVSPRAPFYRPLAPELRARQLELGAEHALLLDAAGRVFSWGGGRHGQLGHGTLEAELEPRLLEALQGLVMAEVAAGGWHSVCVSETGDIYIWGWNESGQLALPTRNLAEDGETVAREELNEDGSQVKRTGGAEDGAPAPFIAVQPFPALLDLPLGSDAVKASCGSRHTAVVTREWGWEAGSGWSRKALRSTRAGAYGRGRGRRKQFCLKASVAHTEQLPCSVDKPHPPVLFHSSSPACQAQKSLPSGGRLMLSVLPARPQTHSLPAVASDSRDCPVQHGRLRRSVAWHTGRSATFSLGILCRATCDQPVVKRTCCSTPGRSREDCNMQLWAVPSRAGQMPCQRTVVTTIDCPFAFRNRGAVHVGLG from the exons ATGGCGGAGGAGCGGCCGGGGGCCTGGTTCGGCTTCGGTTTCTGCGGCTTCGGGCAGGAGCTGGGCTCCGGACGCGGGCGCCAGGTGCACAGCCCCAGTCCGCTGCGGGCGGGCGTCGACATCTGCCGCGTGAGCGCGAGCTGGAGCTACACCGCTTTCGTGACCC GTGGAGGCCGCGTGGAGCTGTCGGGCTCAGCCAGCGGCGCGGCGGGCGGCTGCAAGGACGCGTGGGCCTCTGAGGGGCTCCTCGTGGTGCTGCGCGCCGGGCCGGGACCGGGGGCGTTACTGCAGGTCTGGGCGCCCGAATCGGCGCTGCGTGGGGAGCCCTTGTGGGCCCAGAATGTGGTGCCCGAGGCCGAAGGGGAATCCGATCCGGGCAGTGAGGCCCAGGCTGGGAGGCTACCCCTGCTGCCCTGCGCCCGTGCCTACGTGAGCCCGCGGGCGCCCTTCTACCGGCCTCTGGCTCCGGAGCTGCGGGCACGCCAGCTGGAGCTGGGCGCCGAGCACGCGTTGCTGCTGGACGCGGCTGGCCGGGTGTTCTCCTGGGGCGGGGGCAG GCATGGACAGCTGGGCCATgggaccctggaggcagagctggagCCACGGCTGTTGGAGGCGTTGCAGGGCCTAGTCATGGCTGAGGTGGCCGCGGGGGGCTGgcattctgtgtgtgtgagtg AGACTGGGGATATTTATATCTGGGGCTGGAATGAATCAGGGCAGCTGGCCCTGCCCACCAGGAACCTGGCAGAGGATGGAGAGACTGTCGCAAGGGAAG AACTGAATGAAGATGGTTCTCAGGTGAAGAGAACGGGCGGGGCTGAGGATGGAGCCCCTGCCCCCTTCATAGCTGTCCAGCCCTTCCCAGCATTACTGGATCTCCCCTTGGGCTCAGATGCAGTCAAGGCCAGCTGTGGATCCCGGCACACAGCTGTGGTGACACGTGAGTGGGGCTGGGAGGCTGGTTCAGGATGGAGCAGGAAGGCACTCCGCTCCACTCGAGCTGGTGCCTACGGAAGGGGGCGTGGTCGACGGAAACAATTCTGTCTTAAGGCTTCTGTGGCTCATACAGAGCAGCTACCTTGCTCAGTGGATAAGCCCCACCCCCCCGTGTTGTTTCACAGTAGTTCCCCAGCCTGTCAGGCCCAGAAGAGTCTTCCTTCTGGTGGGAGGCTGATGCTTTCTGTCCTCCCTGCACGGCCACAGACACATTCCCTGCCCGCCGTCGCCTCTGACAGCAGGGACTGTCCAGTCCAGCATGGAAGACTGCGGCGCTCGGTAGCGTGGCACACAGGAAGATCTGCCACTTTTTCCCTCGGGATCCTCTGCCGTGCCACGTGTGATCAGCCAGTTGTTAAGAGAACATGTTGTTCCACGCCAGGCAGATCTCGTGAGGATTGTAATATGCAGCTGTGGGCTGTGCCAAGTCGGGCTGGACAGATGCCTTGCCAAAGAACAGTAGTGACAACTATCGATTGTCCTTTTGCTTTCAGGAACAGGGGAGCTGTACACGTGGGGCTGGG GTAA